In one window of Maribacter sp. BPC-D8 DNA:
- a CDS encoding YegJ family protein has protein sequence MKKSLLFIASLLFILTSCKEGSADKTERSGEPDVYNVEDDDAKMNQAMIDAKNSIGDFKEAIASDNPNFEYFTIKQKFEADGGAEHIWVGDIQLIDNALMGIIANEPVYTSEVQLGDTITVNNADISDWMYYDEGKVVGGFTIRAIRDALSPEEQAQFDAENGLIFK, from the coding sequence ATGAAGAAATCGCTACTTTTTATCGCATCACTATTATTTATACTAACTTCTTGCAAAGAAGGCTCAGCTGATAAAACAGAACGCTCTGGCGAACCAGATGTGTACAATGTGGAAGATGACGATGCTAAAATGAACCAGGCCATGATAGATGCCAAAAATTCTATAGGTGATTTTAAAGAGGCAATAGCTAGCGACAATCCTAATTTTGAATATTTCACTATTAAACAAAAATTCGAAGCCGATGGTGGTGCCGAACATATTTGGGTGGGCGATATTCAATTAATTGATAATGCTTTAATGGGTATTATTGCCAACGAACCGGTTTACACCAGTGAAGTTCAATTGGGCGATACCATTACGGTAAACAACGCCGATATTAGCGATTGGATGTACTACGACGAAGGCAAAGTGGTTGGTGGTTTTACCATTCGTGCTATTCGCGATGCACTTTCGCCTGAAGAACAAGCACAATTTGATGCCGAGAACGGACTTATATTTAAATAA
- a CDS encoding zinc-dependent peptidase, producing MNAKHTFVNLFLKTSSKQECHEVLSKWNSYYAALSEKHQESFVVRTLLFVNTTDFDATEGFELTTEMKLVISSAFVQITFGLKQDVLSVFKTIFVTPTSYSYTGRDVLYDGDVNTATKRVNLSWPAVEKGFVITDDGLNIAIHEFSHCLIIENAKGSYFSKAFKDTDLNAWKELATKKIPLIREGKYTIFRDYGGTNLMELFAIALETFFEQPHEFYSYSPTFYRTTAKVLKQDPRNGKNPK from the coding sequence TTGAACGCCAAACATACTTTCGTCAATTTATTTCTTAAGACCAGTAGCAAGCAAGAATGCCATGAGGTACTCAGCAAATGGAACTCCTATTACGCTGCATTATCTGAAAAGCACCAAGAGTCTTTTGTGGTGAGAACACTGCTATTTGTAAATACTACAGATTTTGATGCTACAGAAGGTTTTGAACTTACCACCGAAATGAAATTGGTTATTTCTAGTGCATTCGTTCAGATTACCTTTGGTCTGAAACAAGATGTTCTAAGTGTCTTCAAAACCATTTTTGTTACTCCGACTTCATATTCATACACCGGTAGAGATGTTTTGTATGATGGCGATGTAAATACCGCTACCAAGCGTGTAAACTTATCGTGGCCTGCTGTAGAAAAAGGATTCGTTATTACCGATGACGGATTAAACATTGCCATACACGAGTTCAGTCATTGCTTAATCATTGAAAACGCCAAAGGCTCGTATTTTTCGAAAGCATTTAAAGATACAGACCTCAACGCCTGGAAAGAACTGGCTACTAAAAAAATACCACTTATACGTGAAGGCAAATACACCATTTTCAGGGACTATGGCGGCACTAACTTAATGGAGCTTTTTGCCATTGCGTTAGAGACCTTTTTTGAGCAACCTCATGAGTTCTACTCCTACTCGCCTACTTTTTACCGTACTACCGCCAAAGTGTTAAAACAAGACCCGCGAAACGGTAAAAACCCGAAGTAA
- a CDS encoding AAA family ATPase, with protein MLHLIVGNTGSGKTTYSNELKKKTKGVIFSIDTWNNTLFLPDKTETDGLEWFLERIERAETMILNVVTQLEESNTDAILDLGLSKFEHREKFRAFAASNGFEIKLHFLDISKNTRWQRVQQRNTEKGVTFEFEVSQENFDFMETWFEKPTENELIGSVVITE; from the coding sequence ATGCTACACCTCATCGTCGGTAATACAGGTTCAGGTAAAACAACCTATTCAAATGAACTAAAAAAGAAAACTAAAGGTGTAATTTTCTCTATAGATACTTGGAACAATACCCTATTTCTACCAGACAAAACTGAAACTGACGGATTAGAATGGTTTTTAGAGCGTATTGAGCGGGCAGAAACAATGATTTTAAATGTGGTAACGCAATTAGAAGAATCAAATACTGATGCTATTTTAGACTTGGGATTATCTAAATTTGAACACCGCGAAAAATTTAGAGCTTTTGCGGCATCTAATGGGTTCGAAATTAAACTTCACTTTTTAGATATTTCAAAAAATACCAGATGGCAACGTGTACAACAGCGCAACACCGAAAAAGGAGTTACATTTGAGTTTGAAGTTAGCCAAGAGAATTTTGACTTTATGGAAACTTGGTTTGAAAAACCTACCGAAAATGAACTTATTGGTAGTGTTGTTATCACCGAATAA